The Gallus gallus isolate bGalGal1 chromosome 28, bGalGal1.mat.broiler.GRCg7b, whole genome shotgun sequence genome has a segment encoding these proteins:
- the C19orf44 gene encoding uncharacterized protein C19orf44 homolog isoform X1 — translation MAVRVPAGGEQGRGAAPRWTTAASGHCGLPRSCAELRGDGAELEGARRAPLGRSRFLKVRSGEARGHQRGPAARGGEATSALLSAAHARSNSALRKVAQLQSKILDRKKQLELQSTELGRKPLDEDSSSASSLEHHTRGKKYLKGCAAVGRNVAASRGCSEEEESTQSPKRNVTVTQQLGLGTYEKPMREFMENSLEFSSGRENQRCVTTDSRWGGKRETPVAPGTPPPSHKEIPLTEVSAVPSLHSKGSEKNILGGSNLLRPSPASRNRTARHDMRSQSLSSSMKDNTVKMTLLRRGNAKQSQVSNGSGGSEIKSLDDLFSKADDVEDSTSISSNDFRQNILSLDDLASGISEMAELKQQGTDIQISRETNRNPKKDTFLLEKDQTFPKISAEIDATDTSERDTENVTEAEIPEHLEVSADFSRPRQDYPDQDDRTVNSEYSEDFEQSPSTTDKETVSKMSEEHSESYAYSGKDPSSSASSPLLTRERHKRIHRVAVKETAAQTVDLPFTYCWSKTNSSAVLGLPVGNSYVDPVPIASHVISMDTVEALTAYNPSVLVLNAMLKQHLMLTQQFVENIQHLHLSLVESLENEKFHYHTLEEAKEYIKNHRSPPLTIEQAFEEIQRAEEILPSS, via the exons ATGGCCGTACGCGTACCGGCGGGCGGAGAGCAG GGACGCGGCGCTGCTCCGCGCTGGACAACCGCCGCCAGCGGGCACTGCGGCCTCCCCCGCTCCTGCGCTGAGCTCCGAGGGGATGGCGCAGAGTTGGAGGGGGCGCGAAGAGCCCCGCTGGGCCGCAGCAGGTTCCTGAAGGTGCGCAGCGGCGAAGCGCGCGGCCACCAGCGGGGCCCGGCGGCGCGCGGAGGTGAAGCCACGAGCGCTCTGCTCAGCGCTGCTCACGCCCGATCGAATTCAGCTCTGAGGAAAGTGGCGCAGCTGCAAAGCAAAATCCTGGATCGGAAAAAGCAGCTGGAATTGCAGAGCACTGAGTTGGGCCGGAAGCCTTTGGATGAAGACTCCTCGTCTGCTTCCAGTCTTGAACACCACACAAGAGGCAAGAAATACTTGAAGGGTTGTGCTGCAGTTGGTAGGAATGTGGCTGCCAGTCGGGGCTGctctgaggaagaggagagcacCCAGAGCCCCAAAAGGAACGTTACAGTTACACAACAGCTTGGTTTGGGTACCTATGAGAAGCCAATGAGAGAATTCATGGAGAACTCTTTGGAGTTTTCCAGTGGAAGGGAGAACCAAAGGTGTGTTACAACTGATTCCAGGTGGGGTGGAAAG AGGGAGACTCCAGTTGCACCAGGAACACCTCCTCCATCTCATAAGGAAATTCCACTGACGGAGGTATCTGCAGTGCCTTCTCTTCACAGCAAAGGctcagagaaaaacattttaggTGGAAGTAATTTGCTAAGACCTTCACCGGCCAGCAGAAACAGGACGGCACGACATGATATGAGGTCTCAATCGCTGTCGTCTTCCATGAAAGACAATACTGTAAAGATGACTTTGCTCAGAAGAGGCAATGCCAAGCAGAGTCAAGTGTCAAATGGAAGTGGtggaagtgaaataaaatcattagatgacttattttcaaaagcagatgaCGTGGAAGATTCAACTAGCATAAGCTCAAATG ACTTCAGGCAGAATATCCTGAGCCTTGATGATTTAGCATCAGGTATCAGCGAGATGGCAGAATTAAAGCAGCAA GGGACAGATATTCAAATTAGTCGAGAAACAAATAGAAATCcaaaaaaagacacatttctATTGGAAAAGGATCAAACATTTCCTAAAATAAGTGCAGAAATTGATGCAACTGATACTTCTGAAAGGGATACTGAAAATGTGACTGAAGCCGAAATCCCTGAGCATTTAGAAgtttctgcagatttttctaGACCCAGGCAGGATTATCCTGATCAGGATGACAGAACTGTTAATTCAGAATATTCTGAAGACTTCGAACAATCTCCATCTACAACAGACAAGGAAACTGTATCAAAAATGTCAGAGGAACATTCTGAGAGTTACGCATATTCTGGAAAAGACCCATCTTCTTCAGCATCATCCCCTTTACTTACCAGAGAAAGGCACAAACGGATACACAGAGTAGCTGTAAAAGAAACTGCAGCTCAGACAGTAGATTTGCCGTTCACCTATTGCTGGTCAAAGA CAAACAGCTCTGCGGTGCTTGGTTTGCCTGTTGGAAACAGCTATGTTGATCCAGTACCTATTGCCAGTCACGTTATCAGCATGGATACAGTAGAAG CCTTGACAGCATACAATCCCTCAGTTCTTGTTTTAAATGCCATGTTAAAACAGCACTTGATGTTGACCCAGCAATTTGTGGAGAACATTCAGCACCTTCACTTGTCCCTTGTGGAGTCTTTAGAGAATGAGAAGTTCCACTATCATACACTGGAGGAGGCTAAAGAG TACATCAAGAATCACAGATCCCCACCTTTAACGATTGAACAAGCATTTGAAGAAATCCAGAGAGCGGAAGAGATACTGCCATCGTCATGA
- the C19orf44 gene encoding uncharacterized protein C19orf44 homolog isoform X2, with translation MAVRVPAGGEQGRGAAPRWTTAASGHCGLPRSCAELRGDGAELEGARRAPLGRSRFLKVRSGEARGHQRGPAARGGEATSALLSAAHARSNSALRKVAQLQSKILDRKKQLELQSTELGRKPLDEDSSSASSLEHHTRGKKYLKGCAAVGRNVAASRGCSEEEESTQSPKRNVTVTQQLGLGTYEKPMREFMENSLEFSSGRENQRCVTTDSRWGGKRETPVAPGTPPPSHKEIPLTEVSAVPSLHSKGSEKNILGGSNLLRPSPASRNRTARHDMRSQSLSSSMKDNTVKMTLLRRGNAKQSQVSNGSGGSEIKSLDDLFSKADDVEDSTSISSNDFRQNILSLDDLASGISEMAELKQQGTDIQISRETNRNPKKDTFLLEKDQTFPKISAEIDATDTSERDTENVTEAEIPEHLEVSADFSRPRQDYPDQDDRTVNSEYSEDFEQSPSTTDKETVSKMSEEHSESYAYSGKDPSSSASSPLLTRERHKRIHRVAVKETAAQTVDLPFTYCWSKTNSSAVLGLPVGNSYVDPVPIASHVISMDTVEALTAYNPSVLVLNAMLKQHLMLTQQFVENIQHLHLSLVESLENEKFHYHTLEEAKENHRSPPLTIEQAFEEIQRAEEILPSS, from the exons ATGGCCGTACGCGTACCGGCGGGCGGAGAGCAG GGACGCGGCGCTGCTCCGCGCTGGACAACCGCCGCCAGCGGGCACTGCGGCCTCCCCCGCTCCTGCGCTGAGCTCCGAGGGGATGGCGCAGAGTTGGAGGGGGCGCGAAGAGCCCCGCTGGGCCGCAGCAGGTTCCTGAAGGTGCGCAGCGGCGAAGCGCGCGGCCACCAGCGGGGCCCGGCGGCGCGCGGAGGTGAAGCCACGAGCGCTCTGCTCAGCGCTGCTCACGCCCGATCGAATTCAGCTCTGAGGAAAGTGGCGCAGCTGCAAAGCAAAATCCTGGATCGGAAAAAGCAGCTGGAATTGCAGAGCACTGAGTTGGGCCGGAAGCCTTTGGATGAAGACTCCTCGTCTGCTTCCAGTCTTGAACACCACACAAGAGGCAAGAAATACTTGAAGGGTTGTGCTGCAGTTGGTAGGAATGTGGCTGCCAGTCGGGGCTGctctgaggaagaggagagcacCCAGAGCCCCAAAAGGAACGTTACAGTTACACAACAGCTTGGTTTGGGTACCTATGAGAAGCCAATGAGAGAATTCATGGAGAACTCTTTGGAGTTTTCCAGTGGAAGGGAGAACCAAAGGTGTGTTACAACTGATTCCAGGTGGGGTGGAAAG AGGGAGACTCCAGTTGCACCAGGAACACCTCCTCCATCTCATAAGGAAATTCCACTGACGGAGGTATCTGCAGTGCCTTCTCTTCACAGCAAAGGctcagagaaaaacattttaggTGGAAGTAATTTGCTAAGACCTTCACCGGCCAGCAGAAACAGGACGGCACGACATGATATGAGGTCTCAATCGCTGTCGTCTTCCATGAAAGACAATACTGTAAAGATGACTTTGCTCAGAAGAGGCAATGCCAAGCAGAGTCAAGTGTCAAATGGAAGTGGtggaagtgaaataaaatcattagatgacttattttcaaaagcagatgaCGTGGAAGATTCAACTAGCATAAGCTCAAATG ACTTCAGGCAGAATATCCTGAGCCTTGATGATTTAGCATCAGGTATCAGCGAGATGGCAGAATTAAAGCAGCAA GGGACAGATATTCAAATTAGTCGAGAAACAAATAGAAATCcaaaaaaagacacatttctATTGGAAAAGGATCAAACATTTCCTAAAATAAGTGCAGAAATTGATGCAACTGATACTTCTGAAAGGGATACTGAAAATGTGACTGAAGCCGAAATCCCTGAGCATTTAGAAgtttctgcagatttttctaGACCCAGGCAGGATTATCCTGATCAGGATGACAGAACTGTTAATTCAGAATATTCTGAAGACTTCGAACAATCTCCATCTACAACAGACAAGGAAACTGTATCAAAAATGTCAGAGGAACATTCTGAGAGTTACGCATATTCTGGAAAAGACCCATCTTCTTCAGCATCATCCCCTTTACTTACCAGAGAAAGGCACAAACGGATACACAGAGTAGCTGTAAAAGAAACTGCAGCTCAGACAGTAGATTTGCCGTTCACCTATTGCTGGTCAAAGA CAAACAGCTCTGCGGTGCTTGGTTTGCCTGTTGGAAACAGCTATGTTGATCCAGTACCTATTGCCAGTCACGTTATCAGCATGGATACAGTAGAAG CCTTGACAGCATACAATCCCTCAGTTCTTGTTTTAAATGCCATGTTAAAACAGCACTTGATGTTGACCCAGCAATTTGTGGAGAACATTCAGCACCTTCACTTGTCCCTTGTGGAGTCTTTAGAGAATGAGAAGTTCCACTATCATACACTGGAGGAGGCTAAAGAG AATCACAGATCCCCACCTTTAACGATTGAACAAGCATTTGAAGAAATCCAGAGAGCGGAAGAGATACTGCCATCGTCATGA
- the CALR3 gene encoding calreticulin-3 isoform X1: MHRAVQAHAICISRGNSEPIARGWRKRWVSSESRPDLGTFQLSAGKFYGDPVRDRGLQTSENSKFYAISSRFKPFSNKGKTLVIQYTVKHEQKIDCGGGYVKIFSSDLDQKNLSGASPYYIMFGPDICGSETKKVHVILNYKNKLHPIKKPIRCKVDGYTHLYTLIIRPDQTYEVKIDNEVAALGNLEDDLDFLPPRKINDPAVKKPSDWDDRAHIDDPNDIKPEDWDEPEYIMDTSDEKPEDWDHAVHGEWSYPMVKNPLYKGVWKPRQIDNPNYRGVWPHPQIDNPHYSPDYNIYSYENIGAIGLDIWQVRAGTIFDNFLITDDEDYAEDFGDETWGETKDPEKEMNIRQAEEEQQRERVAEEEYFEQWLKKKQGGKRESQKDRTKKSPIGKEEL; encoded by the exons ATGCACCGCGCGGTGCAGGCACATGCAATCTGCATCTCTCGTGGGAACTCTGAGCCAATCGCAC GCGGTTGGCGGAAGCGCTGGGTGAGCTCTGAGTCCAGGCCAGACCTCGGGACgtttcagctctctgctgggAAGTTCTACGGGGATCCTGTGAGAGACAGAG GTCTACAAACAAGTGAAAACTCCAAGTTTTATGCGATCTCCTCACGATTTAAGCCATTTAGTAACAAAGGGAAGACTCTGGTCATTCAGTATACTGTGAAACATGAGCAGAAGATAGATTGTGGTGGGGGATATGTAAAGATTTTTTCCTCGGACTTGGATCAGAAGAACCTGAGTGGAGCTTCCCCATACTACATCATGTTTG GGCCAGATATTTGTGGATCTGAGACAAAGAAGGTCcatgttattttaaattacaagaATAAACTTCACCCAATCAAGAAACCAATCAGATGTAAG GTTGATGGATATACACATCTGTATACTTTAATCATAAGGCCAGATCAGACTTATGAAGTAAAGATTGATAACGAAGTGGCAGCTTTGGGCAACTTAGAGGATGATTTGGATTTCTTGCCACCAAGGAAAATTAATGATCCAGCAGTGAAGAAACCCAGTGATTGGGATGATCGAGCCCACATTGATGATCCAAATGACATCAAACCTGAG GATTGGGATGAACCTGAGTATATTATGGATACTAGTGATGAGAAACCAGAAGACTGGGATCATGCTGTGCATGGAGAGTGGAGTTATCCTATGGTCAAGAATCCTCTGTACAAA GGAGTGTGGAAACCAAGACAGATTGATAACCCAAACTATAGAGGTGTTTGGCCTCATCCTCAGATTGACAATCCGCATTACTCACCAGACTACAATATCTACAGCTATGAAAACATTGGTGCCATTGGACTAGATATCTGGCAG GTGAGAGCTGGCACAATTTTTGACAATTTCTTGATAACGGATGATGAGGACTATGCAGAAGACTTTGGAGATGAAACGTGGGGAGAAACAAAG GATCctgaaaaggaaatgaacatAAGGCAGGCTGAAGAGgagcagcaaagagaaagggTCGCGGAAGAAGAATACTTTGAGCAGTGGCTTAAGAaaaaacaagggggaaaaagagaatctCAAAAAGATAGAACAAAGAAGAGCCCTATCGGGAAAGAGGAGCTTTAA
- the CALR3 gene encoding calreticulin-3 isoform X3, producing MHRAVQAHAICISRGNSEPIARLQTSENSKFYAISSRFKPFSNKGKTLVIQYTVKHEQKIDCGGGYVKIFSSDLDQKNLSGASPYYIMFGPDICGSETKKVHVILNYKNKLHPIKKPIRCKVDGYTHLYTLIIRPDQTYEVKIDNEVAALGNLEDDLDFLPPRKINDPAVKKPSDWDDRAHIDDPNDIKPEDWDEPEYIMDTSDEKPEDWDHAVHGEWSYPMVKNPLYKGVWKPRQIDNPNYRGVWPHPQIDNPHYSPDYNIYSYENIGAIGLDIWQVRAGTIFDNFLITDDEDYAEDFGDETWGETKDPEKEMNIRQAEEEQQRERVAEEEYFEQWLKKKQGGKRESQKDRTKKSPIGKEEL from the exons ATGCACCGCGCGGTGCAGGCACATGCAATCTGCATCTCTCGTGGGAACTCTGAGCCAATCGCAC GTCTACAAACAAGTGAAAACTCCAAGTTTTATGCGATCTCCTCACGATTTAAGCCATTTAGTAACAAAGGGAAGACTCTGGTCATTCAGTATACTGTGAAACATGAGCAGAAGATAGATTGTGGTGGGGGATATGTAAAGATTTTTTCCTCGGACTTGGATCAGAAGAACCTGAGTGGAGCTTCCCCATACTACATCATGTTTG GGCCAGATATTTGTGGATCTGAGACAAAGAAGGTCcatgttattttaaattacaagaATAAACTTCACCCAATCAAGAAACCAATCAGATGTAAG GTTGATGGATATACACATCTGTATACTTTAATCATAAGGCCAGATCAGACTTATGAAGTAAAGATTGATAACGAAGTGGCAGCTTTGGGCAACTTAGAGGATGATTTGGATTTCTTGCCACCAAGGAAAATTAATGATCCAGCAGTGAAGAAACCCAGTGATTGGGATGATCGAGCCCACATTGATGATCCAAATGACATCAAACCTGAG GATTGGGATGAACCTGAGTATATTATGGATACTAGTGATGAGAAACCAGAAGACTGGGATCATGCTGTGCATGGAGAGTGGAGTTATCCTATGGTCAAGAATCCTCTGTACAAA GGAGTGTGGAAACCAAGACAGATTGATAACCCAAACTATAGAGGTGTTTGGCCTCATCCTCAGATTGACAATCCGCATTACTCACCAGACTACAATATCTACAGCTATGAAAACATTGGTGCCATTGGACTAGATATCTGGCAG GTGAGAGCTGGCACAATTTTTGACAATTTCTTGATAACGGATGATGAGGACTATGCAGAAGACTTTGGAGATGAAACGTGGGGAGAAACAAAG GATCctgaaaaggaaatgaacatAAGGCAGGCTGAAGAGgagcagcaaagagaaagggTCGCGGAAGAAGAATACTTTGAGCAGTGGCTTAAGAaaaaacaagggggaaaaagagaatctCAAAAAGATAGAACAAAGAAGAGCCCTATCGGGAAAGAGGAGCTTTAA
- the CALR3 gene encoding calreticulin-3 isoform X2, giving the protein MMAAGPGAPRGGGPVSVVLWLGILGAVLGTAQAAVYFREQFLDGGLQTSENSKFYAISSRFKPFSNKGKTLVIQYTVKHEQKIDCGGGYVKIFSSDLDQKNLSGASPYYIMFGPDICGSETKKVHVILNYKNKLHPIKKPIRCKVDGYTHLYTLIIRPDQTYEVKIDNEVAALGNLEDDLDFLPPRKINDPAVKKPSDWDDRAHIDDPNDIKPEDWDEPEYIMDTSDEKPEDWDHAVHGEWSYPMVKNPLYKGVWKPRQIDNPNYRGVWPHPQIDNPHYSPDYNIYSYENIGAIGLDIWQVRAGTIFDNFLITDDEDYAEDFGDETWGETKDPEKEMNIRQAEEEQQRERVAEEEYFEQWLKKKQGGKRESQKDRTKKSPIGKEEL; this is encoded by the exons ATGATGGCGGCCGGGCCTGGAGCGCCGCGCGGGGGCGGGCCAGTCAGCGTCGTGCTGTGGCTAGGGATccttggggctgtgctggggactgCCCAGGCTGCGGTGTATTTCCGGGAGCAGTTTCTGGACGGAG GTCTACAAACAAGTGAAAACTCCAAGTTTTATGCGATCTCCTCACGATTTAAGCCATTTAGTAACAAAGGGAAGACTCTGGTCATTCAGTATACTGTGAAACATGAGCAGAAGATAGATTGTGGTGGGGGATATGTAAAGATTTTTTCCTCGGACTTGGATCAGAAGAACCTGAGTGGAGCTTCCCCATACTACATCATGTTTG GGCCAGATATTTGTGGATCTGAGACAAAGAAGGTCcatgttattttaaattacaagaATAAACTTCACCCAATCAAGAAACCAATCAGATGTAAG GTTGATGGATATACACATCTGTATACTTTAATCATAAGGCCAGATCAGACTTATGAAGTAAAGATTGATAACGAAGTGGCAGCTTTGGGCAACTTAGAGGATGATTTGGATTTCTTGCCACCAAGGAAAATTAATGATCCAGCAGTGAAGAAACCCAGTGATTGGGATGATCGAGCCCACATTGATGATCCAAATGACATCAAACCTGAG GATTGGGATGAACCTGAGTATATTATGGATACTAGTGATGAGAAACCAGAAGACTGGGATCATGCTGTGCATGGAGAGTGGAGTTATCCTATGGTCAAGAATCCTCTGTACAAA GGAGTGTGGAAACCAAGACAGATTGATAACCCAAACTATAGAGGTGTTTGGCCTCATCCTCAGATTGACAATCCGCATTACTCACCAGACTACAATATCTACAGCTATGAAAACATTGGTGCCATTGGACTAGATATCTGGCAG GTGAGAGCTGGCACAATTTTTGACAATTTCTTGATAACGGATGATGAGGACTATGCAGAAGACTTTGGAGATGAAACGTGGGGAGAAACAAAG GATCctgaaaaggaaatgaacatAAGGCAGGCTGAAGAGgagcagcaaagagaaagggTCGCGGAAGAAGAATACTTTGAGCAGTGGCTTAAGAaaaaacaagggggaaaaagagaatctCAAAAAGATAGAACAAAGAAGAGCCCTATCGGGAAAGAGGAGCTTTAA
- the CALR3 gene encoding calreticulin-3 precursor — MMAAGPGAPRGGGPVSVVLWLGILGAVLGTAQAAVYFREQFLDGGGWRKRWVSSESRPDLGTFQLSAGKFYGDPVRDRGLQTSENSKFYAISSRFKPFSNKGKTLVIQYTVKHEQKIDCGGGYVKIFSSDLDQKNLSGASPYYIMFGPDICGSETKKVHVILNYKNKLHPIKKPIRCKVDGYTHLYTLIIRPDQTYEVKIDNEVAALGNLEDDLDFLPPRKINDPAVKKPSDWDDRAHIDDPNDIKPEDWDEPEYIMDTSDEKPEDWDHAVHGEWSYPMVKNPLYKGVWKPRQIDNPNYRGVWPHPQIDNPHYSPDYNIYSYENIGAIGLDIWQVRAGTIFDNFLITDDEDYAEDFGDETWGETKDPEKEMNIRQAEEEQQRERVAEEEYFEQWLKKKQGGKRESQKDRTKKSPIGKEEL, encoded by the exons ATGATGGCGGCCGGGCCTGGAGCGCCGCGCGGGGGCGGGCCAGTCAGCGTCGTGCTGTGGCTAGGGATccttggggctgtgctggggactgCCCAGGCTGCGGTGTATTTCCGGGAGCAGTTTCTGGACGGAG GCGGTTGGCGGAAGCGCTGGGTGAGCTCTGAGTCCAGGCCAGACCTCGGGACgtttcagctctctgctgggAAGTTCTACGGGGATCCTGTGAGAGACAGAG GTCTACAAACAAGTGAAAACTCCAAGTTTTATGCGATCTCCTCACGATTTAAGCCATTTAGTAACAAAGGGAAGACTCTGGTCATTCAGTATACTGTGAAACATGAGCAGAAGATAGATTGTGGTGGGGGATATGTAAAGATTTTTTCCTCGGACTTGGATCAGAAGAACCTGAGTGGAGCTTCCCCATACTACATCATGTTTG GGCCAGATATTTGTGGATCTGAGACAAAGAAGGTCcatgttattttaaattacaagaATAAACTTCACCCAATCAAGAAACCAATCAGATGTAAG GTTGATGGATATACACATCTGTATACTTTAATCATAAGGCCAGATCAGACTTATGAAGTAAAGATTGATAACGAAGTGGCAGCTTTGGGCAACTTAGAGGATGATTTGGATTTCTTGCCACCAAGGAAAATTAATGATCCAGCAGTGAAGAAACCCAGTGATTGGGATGATCGAGCCCACATTGATGATCCAAATGACATCAAACCTGAG GATTGGGATGAACCTGAGTATATTATGGATACTAGTGATGAGAAACCAGAAGACTGGGATCATGCTGTGCATGGAGAGTGGAGTTATCCTATGGTCAAGAATCCTCTGTACAAA GGAGTGTGGAAACCAAGACAGATTGATAACCCAAACTATAGAGGTGTTTGGCCTCATCCTCAGATTGACAATCCGCATTACTCACCAGACTACAATATCTACAGCTATGAAAACATTGGTGCCATTGGACTAGATATCTGGCAG GTGAGAGCTGGCACAATTTTTGACAATTTCTTGATAACGGATGATGAGGACTATGCAGAAGACTTTGGAGATGAAACGTGGGGAGAAACAAAG GATCctgaaaaggaaatgaacatAAGGCAGGCTGAAGAGgagcagcaaagagaaagggTCGCGGAAGAAGAATACTTTGAGCAGTGGCTTAAGAaaaaacaagggggaaaaagagaatctCAAAAAGATAGAACAAAGAAGAGCCCTATCGGGAAAGAGGAGCTTTAA